The Lycium ferocissimum isolate CSIRO_LF1 chromosome 1, AGI_CSIRO_Lferr_CH_V1, whole genome shotgun sequence genome includes a region encoding these proteins:
- the LOC132036984 gene encoding pirin-like protein: protein MRAISTLLVNFSPFVSTKRISRKPIYFSIRNIIMSESNQYDSCFDRPRLVIKKVLAKPQREGNGAVVKRSIGRHDLRNLDPFLLLDEFTVSAPAGFPDHPHRGFETVTYMLEGAFTHQDFAGHKGTISTGDVQWMTAGRGIIHSEMPEGEGSQKGLQLWINLSSEYKMIEPRYQELLDDDIPRAENDGVKVKIIAGEAMGVQSPVYTRTPTMYLDFTLQPTTYYHQAIPESWNTFVYIVEGEGVFGIPNSGPVSAHHCLVLGPGEGLSVWNNSSKPLRFVLIGGQPLNEPVVQHGPFVMNSQDEIDQTFEDYQYCKNGFENARYWRSGH from the exons ATGAGAGCTATTTCTACACTGTTGGTGAATTTTTCCCCATTTGTTAGTACtaaaagaatttcaagaaagcccatttatttttctattagaAATATTATTATGTCTGAATCAAATCAATATGATTCTTGTTTTGATAGACCAAGATTGGTAATTAAAAAAGTGTTAGCTAAGCCACAAAGAGAAGGTAATGGAGCTGTTGTTAAAAGGAGCATTGGAAG GCATGACTTGAGGAATCTTGATCCTTTCCTCTTGTTGGATGAATTTACAG TTTCTGCTCCTGCTGGTTTTCCTGATCATCCACACAGAGGTTTTGAGACAGTAACTTACATGCtagag GGAGCTTTTACTCATCAAGATTTTGCTGGTCACAAGGGTACAATCAGTACTGGTGATGTCCAG TGGATGACGGCAGGAAGAGGTATAATTCACTCAGAAATGCCTGAAGGAGAAGGCAGCCAAAAGGGGTTGCAACTTTGGATAAATCTTTCTTCTGAGTACAAAAT GATTGAGCCAAGGTATCAAGAACTGCTGGATGACGACATACCAAGAGCAGAGAACGACGGGGTTAAAGTGAAAATTATAGCAGGCGAAGCGATGGGAGTCCAATCCCCGGTTTACACACGAACGCCTACAATGTACCTCGATTTCACCCTACAACCAACAACTTATTACCATCAAGCCATCCCTGAATCTTGGAACACATTTGTGTATATAGTCGAAGGAGAAGGCGTGTTTGGGATTCCGAATTCGGGTCCCGTATCAGCTCACCATTGCTTGGTTTTAGGCCCTGGAGAAGGACTAAGTGTTTGGAACAATTCTTCAAAGCCATTAAGATTTGTTTTGATAGGTGGACAACCTCTTAATGAACCTGTGGTTCAACATGGTCCTTTTGTGATGAACTCACAAGAtgaaattgatcaaactttTGAGGATTATCAATATTGCAAGAATGGTTTTGAGAATGCTAGATACTGGAGATCAGGGCACTGA